The sequence CAATAGGGCTAATCTAAGGGCACGGGGGAAGGGGTGGATAGAAGTTGTTTTCATGGGACTGCCTCCTTGTTCACAGGGTTGGTCGAGGCAGCGATGAATTTTGTGCACTTAAAAGCCGAGAAAGAGCGACTTTTTTACGAGTTGCTTGTTTTTACTGAGTTATCTTAGGCTGTTTTGATATTTTTTTACTTGGTGCTGGAAGGTCTTTTTCAGAGCGGGCGCTACAAAAAACGCTTCGGTACCGTGAATCTCAAGCGGATTGAGGACTTTGCCGCTGGGGCTCAGTATTTCATAATGCAGGTGGGGGCCGCCCGAGCGCCCGGTTGACCCTACAGTTCCAAGAGGCGCGCCTGCTTGAAGTGTACGGCCCGCCTGAACTGCTTTGTGGACTGTGTTGAGGTGGAGAAAGCGCGCTTTTTTGCCGCTCCTAAAGATGACTTCGACGCAGCGCCCATTAACCCGGGTGGACCAATTGACGCGGTTTACTTTGCCCTTAAATGGCATGCGGATGGGGGTGCCGGTTTCGGCCTTGAAGTCCACACCATCGTGGCTTCGTTTACCACGGCCCCTTTGAGGGACCTCTGTGATTTGCCCGTAGTTTTCAAGAGGTGAATTCTTGATGGCGGGTTCAATACCCCGGCCCTGCTCATCGTAGTAGCGTCTGATGTTATCTTTGTCCTCGAAGCTGTAGGCCCGGATCTTTAGTTTGAGCCCGTCGTATTCAAGCGCCAAAAGCTCGGGGA comes from Deltaproteobacteria bacterium and encodes:
- a CDS encoding M23 family metallopeptidase, encoding MLSCTLLVALSIFGSTQHVSADVVGSIEATLTKQTGRHGPALAAQTARLLGWKGDVARQVHRGDKIRLVYSDNELPELLALEYDGLKLKIRAYSFEDKDNIRRYYDEQGRGIEPAIKNSPLENYGQITEVPQRGRGKRSHDGVDFKAETGTPIRMPFKGKVNRVNWSTRVNGRCVEVIFRSGKKARFLHLNTVHKAVQAGRTLQAGAPLGTVGSTGRSGGPHLHYEILSPSGKVLNPLEIHGTEAFFVAPALKKTFQHQVKKYQNSLR